The following proteins are encoded in a genomic region of Cricetulus griseus strain 17A/GY chromosome 7, alternate assembly CriGri-PICRH-1.0, whole genome shotgun sequence:
- the Cwc25 gene encoding pre-mRNA-splicing factor CWC25 homolog has product MGGGDLNLKKSWHPQTLRNVEKVWKAEQKHEAERKKIEELQRELREERAREEMQRYAEDVGAVKKKEEKLDWMYQGPGGMVNRDEYLLGRPIDKYVFEKMEEKEAGCSSETGLLPGSIFAPSGANSLLDMASKIREDPLFIIRKKEEEKKREVLNNPVKMKKIKELLQMSLEKKEKKKKKEKKKKHKKHKHRSSSSDGSSSEEEHSQGRSQKKMANSFPVLSKVPGYGLQVRDSDRNQGLQGSLMAEQRGVKNHSRSRSSSHSPPRHVSKKSSKEERSRDRRSRSPGRRSRSPRPSKPHASKVNRKERDSPSPKKEVYQRRHSSGYTRKLSAEELERKRQEMMENAKWREEERLNTLKRHAKEDERERRLEKLDSRSGKFIHRMKLESASTSSLEDRVKRNIHSLQRTSVALEKNFMKR; this is encoded by the exons ATGGGAGGCGGAGACCTG AACCTAAAGAAGAGCTGGCACCCGCAGACCCTTCGAAATGTGGAGAAAGTGTGGAAGGCAGAGCAGAAACATGAGGCTGAGCGGAAAAAGATTGAGGAGCTGCAGCGAGAGCTCCGAGAGGAGAGAGCTCGGGAAGAGATGCAGCGCTATGCTGAGGATGTCGGGGCTGTCAA gaaaaaagaagaaaagttggaTTGGATGTACCAGGGTCCTGGTGGGATGGTGAACCGGGATGAGTACCTGCTGGGGCGCCCCATTGACAAGTATGTTTTTGAGaagatggaggaaaaggaagcaggCTGTTCTTCTGAGACAGGACTCCTCCCAGGCTCTATCTTTGCCCCATCAGGTGCCAATTCCCTTCTTGACATGGCCAGCAAAATCCGGGAAGACCCTCTCTTCATTATCAG gaagaaagaggaggagaaaaaaagagaggtaCTGAACAATCctgtgaaaatgaagaaaatcaaagagTTG TTGCAAATGAGtctagaaaaaaaggagaagaagaaaaagaaggagaagaaaaagaagcacaagaaacacaaacacagaagctCCAGTAGTGATGGTTCCAGCAGCGAGGAGGAGCACAGTCAGGGCAG GTCTCAAAAGAAGATGGCAAATTCCTTTCCTGTTTTGTCCAAAGTCCCTGGATATGGTTTACAG GTGAGGGACTCTGACCGTAACCAGGGCCTGCAGGGTTCTCTGATGGCCGAGCAAAGGGGTGTGAAGAACCATTCCCGCTCAAGAAGCTCCTCCCACTCACCCCCCAGACATGTCAGCAAGAAGAGCTCCAAGGAAGAGAGGTCCCGGGACAGGAGGTCTCGATCCCCAGGAAGACGGTCACGGTCCCCAAGGCCCAGCAAACC GCATGCCTCCAAGGtaaacaggaaagagagagatagcccATCACCTAAAAAGGAGGTCTATCAGAGGCGGCATTCGTCTGGATACACCAG AAAGCTCTCAGCAGAGGAGCTAGAGCGGAAACGGCAGGAGATGATGGAAAACGCcaagtggagggaggaggagaggctcAACACCCTCAAGAGGCACGCCAAGGAAGATGAGCGGGAGCGCAGGCTGGAGAAGTTGGATTCCCGCTCCGGCAAGTTCATCCA TCGAATGAAGCTGGAGAGTGCATCTACGTCCTCCCTGGAGGACCGGGTAAAGCGCAACATCCACTCTCTGCAACGGACCTCAGTGGCTCTGGAGAAGAACTTTATGAAAAGATGA
- the CUNH17orf98 gene encoding uncharacterized protein C17orf98 homolog, protein MVGMSQFCGCPLRLEKSFILDGVAVSTMARAYSISRPKVWSAIPPYNPQQDCHARRYFRSYVVPPILRKTDQDHGGTGRDGWIVDYFHIFGQGQRYLNRRNWAGAGHSIQQVGGHDYYNSNPKAITTGLNGRFGYRRNTPALRQRTSVFGEVTPFPIF, encoded by the exons ATGGTTGGGATGTCTCAATTTTGTGGGTGTCCTCTGCGACTCGAAAAGAGCTTTATTTTGGATGGGGTGGCTGTGAGCACAATGGCCCGGGCCTACAGCATCTCGAGGCCCAAGGTGTGGTCTGCGATTCCACCTTACAATCCGCAACAGGACTGCCATGCTCGTAGGTACTTCCGCAGCTACGTGGTTCCGCCCATTTTGCGGAAAACTGATCAG gATCATGGCGGTACAGGAAGGGATGGCTGGATAGTGGATTATTTCCACATTTTTGGTCAAGGACAGAGATATCTGAACAGGAGAAATTGGGCAGGGGCAG GGCATTCCATCCAGCAGGTGGGTGGACATGACTACTACAATTCCAATCCGAAGGCAATAACTACAGGCTTAAACGGTCGATTTGGCTACCGCCGGAACACTCCAGCCCTCCGCCAGCGCACATCAGTGTTTGGGGAAGTCACCCCATTCCCCATTTTCTGA